Proteins encoded in a region of the Desulfovibrio litoralis DSM 11393 genome:
- a CDS encoding type II toxin-antitoxin system PemK/MazF family toxin has product MGQINTPQYVSGDVVFVPFDYSDLSQSKVRPVVIIKALANNDFLVAMITSKGLCDPYIYALDMNNQRRAGLPRESVIRYSRLFVVNETRIRNKTGRVPDELLTSLKEKIADFIKK; this is encoded by the coding sequence ATGGGACAAATAAATACACCCCAATATGTTTCAGGTGATGTTGTTTTTGTTCCTTTTGATTATTCTGATTTAAGTCAGAGTAAAGTTCGCCCTGTAGTAATTATAAAGGCTCTTGCGAATAACGATTTTTTGGTTGCAATGATAACTAGCAAAGGTCTTTGTGATCCATATATTTATGCACTTGATATGAACAACCAAAGAAGAGCTGGTTTACCTCGAGAATCTGTAATTCGTTATTCTCGTTTATTTGTTGTAAACGAAACGAGAATTAGAAATAAAACAGGCCGTGTCCCAGACGAACTTTTAACAAGCTTAAAAGAAAAAATAGCAGACTTTATAAAAAAATAA
- the acpS gene encoding holo-ACP synthase, with amino-acid sequence MIIGLGIDIVDINRLKRSYERFGRSFSDRILHSEELKNLPHNPEQIPTFLASRFAAKEAAVKALGTGFSQDIHLQDIEVKKESNGAPLLILHNQAKKRFDELGATNSFISISHEKTMCVVVVILEK; translated from the coding sequence ATGATTATAGGTTTAGGAATAGATATAGTTGATATTAACCGTCTGAAACGTTCTTATGAGCGTTTCGGGCGGTCTTTTTCCGACCGCATTCTTCATTCGGAAGAATTAAAAAACCTGCCTCATAACCCGGAACAAATTCCAACTTTTTTAGCCTCTCGCTTCGCCGCCAAAGAGGCAGCCGTAAAAGCCCTTGGCACAGGGTTTAGCCAAGATATCCACCTGCAAGATATTGAAGTAAAAAAAGAAAGTAACGGAGCACCGCTTTTAATATTGCATAATCAAGCAAAAAAACGCTTTGATGAACTTGGTGCCACCAATAGCTTTATTTCTATAAGCCACGAAAAGACAATGTGTGTTGTAGTCGTAATTTTAGAAAAATAG
- a CDS encoding UDP-glucose dehydrogenase family protein: MRVCIVGTGYVGLVSAACFAEMGNDVVCVDVNPKVVEKLKNGEVHIYEPGLEKLVQQNFKDGRLVFTTKLTEGLSNSELVFICVGTPSGDDGSCDLSYVEAVAKEIGSQMQKPLVIVDKSTVPVGTADFVRELIAAELKKRKVDIDFDVVSNPEFLKEGDAVQDFMKPDRVIVGTSSEKSASLLKELYAPFARSRDKLIVMSVRSAEMTKYAANCMLATKISFINEIANLCEQVGADVRDVRTGIGADHRIGYHFIYPGLGYGGSCFPKDVKALIHTARKYNFAPELLEAVDNVNNRQKVRMAERIRAYFDKMTKSENSVHGKTLALWGLAFKANTDDMRDAASLSIIQDLTKHGMKIQAFDPVAHNNARNILKNNPLVSIMDNQYDVLKNADALLVVTEWNQFRTPDFKRIKESLKNPLIFDGRNLYSDATLKELGFTYLSVGKA, encoded by the coding sequence ATGCGTGTTTGTATAGTGGGAACAGGTTATGTGGGTTTAGTGAGTGCGGCTTGTTTTGCTGAAATGGGTAATGATGTTGTTTGTGTTGATGTAAACCCCAAGGTTGTAGAAAAATTAAAAAATGGTGAAGTTCATATTTATGAGCCGGGTTTAGAAAAGTTAGTCCAACAAAATTTTAAAGATGGGCGTTTGGTTTTTACCACAAAACTAACAGAAGGCTTATCAAACTCAGAACTTGTATTTATTTGTGTAGGCACGCCGTCCGGTGATGATGGTTCTTGTGATTTATCATACGTTGAAGCCGTAGCCAAAGAAATTGGTAGTCAAATGCAAAAACCTTTAGTTATTGTTGATAAATCAACAGTACCGGTAGGAACAGCCGACTTTGTGCGTGAGCTGATTGCCGCTGAGTTAAAAAAACGTAAGGTTGATATTGATTTTGATGTCGTTTCTAACCCTGAATTTTTAAAAGAGGGCGACGCTGTTCAAGACTTTATGAAGCCTGATAGAGTAATTGTCGGAACAAGTAGCGAAAAGAGTGCTAGTTTATTAAAAGAGCTTTATGCACCTTTTGCACGCAGTCGTGATAAATTAATCGTAATGAGTGTACGCAGTGCTGAAATGACTAAATATGCAGCGAACTGCATGCTCGCAACAAAAATATCTTTTATTAATGAAATCGCTAATTTGTGTGAACAAGTTGGGGCGGATGTTAGAGATGTGCGTACCGGAATTGGGGCGGATCATCGTATTGGTTATCACTTTATTTATCCCGGTCTTGGTTATGGTGGTTCTTGTTTTCCTAAAGATGTTAAGGCGCTTATTCATACAGCCCGCAAATATAACTTTGCTCCTGAATTATTAGAAGCGGTTGATAACGTTAATAATCGCCAAAAAGTGCGTATGGCTGAGCGTATTAGAGCTTATTTTGACAAAATGACTAAATCAGAAAATAGCGTCCATGGAAAAACCCTTGCTTTATGGGGCTTGGCTTTTAAAGCGAATACTGATGATATGCGAGATGCCGCTTCTTTAAGTATTATTCAAGATTTAACAAAACATGGCATGAAGATTCAAGCCTTTGACCCTGTGGCTCATAATAACGCACGTAACATCTTAAAAAATAATCCTTTAGTTAGCATTATGGATAATCAATATGATGTGTTGAAAAATGCAGACGCTCTCTTGGTCGTTACAGAATGGAATCAATTCAGAACCCCTGACTTTAAACGCATAAAAGAAAGCTTGAAAAATCCATTGATTTTTGATGGGCGTAATTTATATTCTGATGCGACTTTAAAAGAACTTGGCTTTACTTATCTGAGCGTAGGAAAGGCTTAA
- a CDS encoding tetratricopeptide repeat protein, with translation MKAQAQTIQNDIIALFEKAWRECLSDIEQYKLESFIAQYIKKIDPAKGNAYHASYYALLGQIKKAQECYETAIRLNPNDAEVYYNYAVFFRNTGELEKAIRYALKAISLDGVRVSYIVKAIEYAFLAEDKVLLKQLSKQYEKITGKSFDFSGFNAGKEETIKEDKELDLYATSSSALRDWGKTEEETAWDK, from the coding sequence ATGAAAGCACAAGCTCAAACAATCCAAAATGATATTATTGCTTTGTTTGAAAAAGCATGGCGAGAATGCTTATCAGATATTGAGCAATATAAACTTGAATCTTTTATTGCTCAATATATCAAAAAGATAGATCCAGCTAAAGGAAATGCCTATCATGCCTCTTATTATGCTTTATTGGGGCAAATAAAAAAAGCCCAAGAATGTTATGAAACTGCGATACGCTTAAACCCCAATGATGCCGAAGTATATTATAATTATGCAGTCTTTTTTCGCAACACAGGAGAGCTTGAGAAAGCTATAAGATATGCACTTAAGGCAATATCTCTTGATGGAGTGAGAGTTTCTTATATTGTGAAGGCAATTGAATATGCCTTTTTAGCAGAAGATAAAGTTTTGTTAAAGCAACTAAGCAAACAATATGAAAAAATTACAGGCAAAAGTTTTGATTTTAGCGGGTTCAATGCAGGCAAAGAAGAAACTATAAAAGAAGATAAAGAACTAGATTTATATGCTACCTCTTCTTCTGCTCTAAGAGATTGGGGAAAAACTGAAGAGGAGACAGCATGGGACAAATAA